The region TTCCGCGTCATGTACTGGAAAAACAACTCCACAGAGTTGATCTGTCGGCAGGAGTATTACGTCCTCACGGTGGGAACCAACAATTCATGGCTCGTCGATTGTCCGTTAACCGAGGTTTTGGCCGAGGAACCATCCATCTTTGGTGCGCCGGTCCTCCTCAATGGCAGCCTGCACATACACTGGAGGAGACGGTCAGGTCTTCGCTACCACAGGATACGGGTGTTCGACACAGTGGCAGAGACGTCACGGCAGATGACTCCGCCGCCTGTGAACCCCCGccatgttatgcacttgcttgaccTGGGTGGCAAGCTTGCTGCGTCCACCAGCAAGGATGGCATGACTGAGATGTCCATCTTTGTGCTTCAGGACCCCGAGCATGATGTCTGGGCATTCCAGTACCGGATCAAACTGCCGGTGATGGAAATCAGGCGCTTTCAGAAGCAAGGTGATTGGTGGGCAAAGGTTGTCTCCGAGGAGGGGGACGTGCTTGTCAGCTGCTATGGCCATCTCCTGCAGTATGACAAGAAGGGTAATTTGGTAGCTAAGTTCAAGTATGATGATGACATGCCGGTGGTCATTCCTCACAGGTTCAAAGAGAGTCTTATCCAGCATACATTTTTCCAAAAGACAAAGAAGAAGAATTGATTCGTACCCTCTCCTGGATATCTGATTTCGCGCCATGTTAAATCTAAGTAAGTTTTTTATGCTACTTCTAAATTATAACTAGCACGGTGTCCATGCTATTGTGCGGGAAACGCCTTTAATCATCTTTAAATTATTATTTATGCATTATCATGTTATTTATAAGAACACAAGCTCAGAAATGAATATATGCGTGGCACTCATATTTTCTATTTGACTATTATATCGGTACATAGAATTAAACCTGAGATTAAAAGCTACCCGATGTAGTTGGGAAGACTATTTTATGTGGTATAATTATGCAATATTAGTCTTAATTTGGATCGTTAGGTGGTTGGCCATTTGTACATGATATTGATATATTAATATGCATAACTAATAGAG is a window of Triticum dicoccoides isolate Atlit2015 ecotype Zavitan chromosome 2B, WEW_v2.0, whole genome shotgun sequence DNA encoding:
- the LOC119360328 gene encoding putative F-box/kelch-repeat protein At3g22730 — encoded protein: MLLRSGRRLAAQEEPGRTAPPRRRSRARSDRLAVIPDEILHQEILPRLPAKSVLRCRAVCRSWRSLASDPAFLLDHHRRQPALPLIRSCQISGRGLESGLNAIHLRSAKLGPSLQFPFRGSFGVAASCDGLFIVGSYIICNPATGEWAALRQDRNPIENLFALFQHQPSGEFRVMYWKNNSTELICRQEYYVLTVGTNNSWLVDCPLTEVLAEEPSIFGAPVLLNGSLHIHWRRRSGLRYHRIRVFDTVAETSRQMTPPPVNPRHVMHLLDLGGKLAASTSKDGMTEMSIFVLQDPEHDVWAFQYRIKLPVMEIRRFQKQGDWWAKVVSEEGDVLVSCYGHLLQYDKKGNLVAKFKYDDDMPVVIPHRFKESLIQHTFFQKTKKKN